The following proteins are encoded in a genomic region of Vibrio spartinae:
- a CDS encoding dihydrodipicolinate synthase family protein, translating into MKKIEGIVPVMLTPFTDQNEIDYQGLETLIDWYIANGADALFAVCQSSEMLFLSLEERVALSQFVVDYTNGRIPVISSGHISPDIDDQITELTAMAATGIDALVLVTNRLDPDNQGTAAFLNHLNTLMDAIPADMPLGLYECPAPYRRLLTDEEIQFCADSGRFVVLKDVSCDLETVKRRVQLTKTSPLAIINANAAIAYEAIQHGSKGFSGVFTNFHPDLYHWLYHNASQAPEFAQQLSWFLSLSAVTETLGYPKNAKVFHQRLGTFSSVHSRVTDDDVLEKYWGLSVILDQIAASAQAYRTTMKTFD; encoded by the coding sequence ATGAAAAAGATTGAAGGCATTGTACCGGTAATGTTGACACCATTTACCGACCAAAACGAAATTGATTACCAAGGGTTAGAGACGTTAATTGACTGGTACATTGCAAATGGTGCCGATGCGCTCTTTGCCGTCTGTCAGTCCAGTGAAATGCTATTTTTGTCGCTTGAAGAACGGGTGGCGTTATCTCAGTTTGTGGTGGATTACACCAATGGACGGATTCCGGTGATTTCTTCCGGCCACATTTCACCTGACATTGATGATCAAATTACTGAGCTGACAGCGATGGCTGCAACGGGGATCGATGCTTTGGTTTTAGTCACCAATCGTCTCGACCCGGACAATCAAGGCACAGCGGCTTTCTTGAATCATCTGAATACATTGATGGATGCCATTCCTGCGGACATGCCATTGGGATTATACGAATGTCCGGCCCCTTATCGACGGTTGTTAACCGATGAAGAGATTCAATTCTGTGCCGATTCCGGCCGCTTTGTTGTGCTGAAAGATGTGAGTTGTGATCTGGAAACGGTGAAACGTCGGGTTCAGTTAACCAAAACGTCACCGCTGGCCATTATTAATGCCAATGCAGCGATTGCTTATGAAGCGATACAGCATGGCTCGAAAGGCTTTAGTGGTGTCTTTACCAATTTCCATCCGGATCTGTATCACTGGCTTTATCACAATGCATCTCAGGCCCCGGAATTTGCACAACAGCTCTCGTGGTTCCTTTCATTGAGCGCAGTGACTGAAACGCTTGGTTACCCGAAAAATGCCAAAGTCTTTCATCAGCGCCTCGGCACATTCAGTTCAGTACACAGCCGCGTGACTGATGATGACGTGTTAGAGAAATATTGGGGCTTAAGTGTCATCCTTGATCAAATCGCGGCATCAGCGCAAGCATATCGGACGACGATGAAAACATTCGATTAA
- the rbsK gene encoding ribokinase yields the protein MYKELRQERIIQLLRQQGQATVEFLSLHLGVTKETIRTDLSKLQQDGVLIRHHGGASLKKHLLQNELQQDESLDISHLMRTHHRNRTVNSQRALSAAMIGKVCVFGAFNVDIVARVDRFPKNGETLVAENTTFGPGGKGANQAIAAHAAGARVHFATKVGKDQFSQFAKNHFDACGMESFSIYETDQAATGSAVIYVNDVGENFIAICPGANLLVTDEEVAELIPYLTESKVLLVQLENNFDAIDGVMKLAKGLNVTVILNPAPYLPQVDRFFANTDILTPNETEASQISGVEITDVESAKQAAQIIHQRGVQNIIITMGKQGVVLFDGQQCAHIPSYSAVVVDTTGAGDAFNGALAAALAKGKSLTQAAYYATAFASLSVEREGAANMPNNALVEARMLQQQVAVIAI from the coding sequence ATGTACAAAGAACTACGCCAAGAAAGGATTATTCAACTGTTGCGCCAACAAGGGCAGGCAACCGTCGAATTTTTGTCTTTACATCTTGGGGTAACGAAAGAAACGATTCGGACGGATTTGTCTAAACTTCAGCAAGACGGAGTATTGATACGTCACCATGGCGGCGCATCGTTGAAAAAACATCTGCTCCAGAACGAATTGCAACAAGATGAAAGTTTGGATATTAGCCATTTGATGCGCACTCATCACCGTAATCGTACTGTGAATTCGCAGCGAGCTTTATCAGCAGCAATGATCGGCAAGGTCTGTGTTTTTGGCGCATTTAACGTCGATATCGTTGCCCGGGTTGACCGTTTTCCTAAAAACGGAGAAACGCTGGTGGCTGAAAATACGACATTCGGACCGGGTGGTAAAGGTGCGAATCAGGCCATCGCGGCTCATGCGGCAGGAGCCCGGGTCCATTTTGCGACCAAGGTTGGGAAAGACCAGTTCAGTCAGTTTGCCAAGAATCATTTCGATGCCTGTGGGATGGAGTCTTTTTCCATCTATGAAACGGATCAGGCTGCAACAGGGAGTGCGGTGATTTATGTCAATGATGTCGGTGAAAATTTCATCGCGATTTGTCCGGGGGCGAACTTGCTGGTTACGGATGAAGAAGTTGCGGAATTGATCCCGTATTTGACCGAATCAAAGGTGCTGTTAGTTCAGTTAGAAAATAATTTTGATGCCATTGACGGGGTGATGAAGCTGGCAAAAGGATTGAATGTCACCGTGATTTTGAATCCTGCTCCTTATTTACCCCAAGTTGATCGGTTTTTTGCAAATACGGACATTCTTACGCCCAATGAGACCGAAGCTTCGCAAATATCCGGCGTGGAAATTACCGATGTGGAATCCGCGAAACAGGCAGCCCAGATTATTCATCAACGAGGGGTACAGAACATCATTATTACCATGGGTAAGCAAGGCGTGGTGCTTTTTGATGGTCAACAGTGTGCCCATATCCCATCGTACAGTGCTGTTGTCGTCGATACGACCGGAGCCGGTGATGCATTCAACGGTGCATTGGCTGCCGCGCTGGCGAAGGGAAAAAGCCTGACTCAGGCAGCTTATTACGCGACCGCTTTTGCATCCCTGTCTGTTGAGAGAGAAGGCGCAGCGAATATGCCGAATAATGCGTTAGTTGAAGCGCGTATGCTTCAGCAGCAAGTCGCAGTTATCGCAATTTAG
- a CDS encoding sensor domain-containing diguanylate cyclase produces MADEALSGLDTQTLAHVFEHIEMAVVVATLGREVVCMNAAARTLFRYSSEEIYHQSTALLYADQDDFIRLGQERFNTNADDTNEPYVVRYINAAGESFQGQTSGGLIKNAQGTPIFFVAIIQDDSARLAAEETLNRLHLITSSRQLAFQERIEAILELGTSYFGLPIGIFSKISGDQYMIQQVIHPENALEAGMTFELGITYCSLVYQANDVQGFSHVSESEIVTHPCFENFGLEAYLGVPIFVDGERYGTLNFSSICPTRQFIRQDIEILRLLAEWVGHEVALEQDFKALETAHDQMEVLANTDSLTGLASRSCIEQALQDQITFALKYSKNLTVAMMDFDHFKSINDRFGHQVGDEVLACFGELVSVMGRKGDFYGRWGGEEFIVLFPDTHMAGVCIALNRLMDSLKRTDLSEKYSGLTLTLSIGVTAMSLSDHPQSIVQRADQLLYQAKALGRDQIQHD; encoded by the coding sequence ATGGCTGACGAAGCATTATCGGGATTAGACACCCAGACGCTGGCACACGTTTTCGAGCACATTGAGATGGCCGTGGTTGTTGCAACTCTGGGCCGGGAAGTTGTGTGTATGAATGCTGCCGCCAGAACATTGTTTCGTTACTCAAGTGAAGAGATTTATCATCAGAGCACCGCGCTGCTCTACGCGGATCAGGATGATTTTATCCGGCTGGGTCAGGAACGTTTCAACACCAATGCCGATGATACAAATGAACCTTATGTTGTCCGTTATATCAATGCTGCCGGTGAGTCTTTTCAGGGACAAACGTCTGGTGGCCTGATCAAAAATGCGCAGGGGACCCCCATCTTTTTTGTGGCAATTATTCAGGACGATTCAGCACGACTTGCAGCCGAAGAAACGCTGAATCGACTGCATCTGATCACGTCATCAAGACAGTTAGCCTTTCAAGAGCGTATTGAGGCCATCTTAGAGTTGGGGACGAGCTACTTTGGTTTACCCATCGGTATTTTCAGTAAAATATCGGGTGATCAGTATATGATTCAACAAGTGATTCACCCGGAAAATGCATTAGAAGCGGGGATGACATTTGAACTCGGCATCACTTATTGCAGTCTTGTTTATCAGGCTAATGATGTACAAGGGTTCTCGCATGTATCAGAGAGCGAGATTGTCACTCATCCTTGTTTTGAAAATTTTGGCCTCGAAGCTTACCTTGGCGTACCGATTTTTGTGGATGGTGAGCGATATGGCACACTCAATTTCTCCAGTATTTGTCCAACGCGGCAATTTATTCGTCAGGATATCGAAATCTTACGGTTACTGGCCGAATGGGTCGGTCACGAAGTCGCTCTTGAGCAAGACTTCAAAGCGTTAGAAACCGCACATGACCAAATGGAAGTTTTAGCCAACACCGATTCTTTAACCGGTCTTGCCAGTCGGAGTTGTATTGAACAGGCGTTACAGGATCAAATCACGTTCGCACTGAAATATAGCAAAAATCTGACGGTTGCGATGATGGATTTCGATCACTTCAAATCGATTAATGATCGGTTTGGTCATCAGGTGGGAGATGAAGTTTTAGCATGTTTCGGTGAGTTGGTCTCGGTGATGGGGCGTAAAGGTGACTTTTACGGTCGTTGGGGAGGAGAAGAGTTTATTGTGCTTTTCCCTGATACCCATATGGCAGGGGTATGCATTGCTTTAAACCGTTTGATGGATAGCCTGAAGCGCACGGATCTGTCAGAGAAATATAGTGGCTTAACACTCACATTGAGTATCGGTGTCACGGCAATGTCACTGAGTGATCATCCACAAAGCATTGTGCAACGCGCGGATCAGCTCCTCTATCAGGCCAAAGCGCTTGGGCGTGATCAAATTCAGCACGATTAA